Proteins from one Thaumasiovibrio subtropicus genomic window:
- a CDS encoding IS630 family transposase (programmed frameshift), giving the protein MDSLDTIDFKKLASQQKSIQMKMRLLALAHFKDGHSRTQIAKFLKVSRTSVNKWVQTFLEEGLEGLQEKPRTGRPAFLNTQQREQLSLFIKARAEDSSGGRLTGTDIHAYIVKEFGKHYHPDSIYYLLSHMGFSWITSRSKHPRQSQQTQDDFKKFKIETILKIPGHMGLDNVDVWFQDEARFGQQNTTTRLWAKRGSRPRAVKQQQFEYAYLFGSVCPARGIGEALVVPWVNKDIMVEHLKQISAVTEKGRHAVIIMDGAGWHTNDIAEQFSNVSIIKLPPYSPELNPIEQVWSWLRQHYLANQSFTDYEDIVSKVCTAWNRFLKRADRVTKMCTRDWIKLTS; this is encoded by the exons ATGGACAGCCTCGATACCATTGATTTCAAAAAGCTTGCTAGCCAACAAAAATCTATTCAGATGAAGATGCGATTGCTCGCATTGGCACACTTTAAAGATGGTCACTCTCGAACCCAAATTGCTAAGTTCCTTAAGGTAAGCAGAACGAGTGTGAATAAGTGGGTACAAACATTCCTTGAAGAAGGGCTTGAAGGGCTGCAAGAGAAACCAAGAACGGGTCGCCCAGCATTCCTCAATACTCAGCAACGTGAACAGCTAAGCCTGTTTATAAAGGCACGTGCCGAAGATTCATCTGGGGGGAGGTTAACAGGTACTGATATTCATGCTTATATCGTGAAAGAGTTTGGTAAACACTACCACCCAGACTCTATCTACTATTTGCTTAGTCACATGGGCTTCTCTTGGATAACATCACGCTCCAAGCACCCTCGTCAATCCCAGCAAACCCAAGACGATTTT AAAAAATTCAAAATTGAAACGATCCTTAAGATCCCCGGTCACATGGGGCTTGATAACGTCGATGTCTGGTTTCAAGATGAAGCAAGATTTGGTCAGCAAAACACGACAACTCGACTTTGGGCTAAACGGGGATCAAGACCAAGAGCAGTTAAACAGCAGCAGTTTGAATATGCGTATTTGTTTGGCTCAGTATGTCCCGCTAGAGGTATTGGCGAGGCGCTGGTCGTTCCTTGGGTTAACAAGGACATTATGGTTGAGCACCTTAAGCAGATCTCCGCGGTGACCGAAAAAGGTCGTCACGCAGTGATCATTATGGATGGCGCTGGCTGGCATACAAATGACATTGCAGAACAGTTCAGTAATGTCAGTATCATCAAGCTCCCGCCATATTCACCAGAGCTAAATCCTATAGAACAAGTGTGGAGTTGGCTCAGACAACACTATCTTGCCAATCAGAGTTTTACCGACTACGAAGATATTGTGTCGAAAGTATGCACTGCATGGAATCGATTCTTGAAGCGTGCAGATAGAGTGACCAAAATGTGCACCAGAGACTGGATTAAACTGACCAGTTAA
- the pssA gene encoding CDP-diacylglycerol--serine O-phosphatidyltransferase: MDSATLQRQFIEQLPQIAHNPEQLTTLLDAKDFREQLHRAIERAQRRIYLVALYLQDDDAGRGILEALYKAKQQNPTLDIKVLVDWHRAQRGLIGAAQSEGNAALYQEFANKYEHQVEVLGVPVRNREVFGVLHLKGFIVDDTVIYSGASLNDIYLAQHDRYRYDRYHIVHNHSLANSMANLITETLVASDAVTCLNQKNRPQTKVLKGAIKALRSNLSRSSYQYKAEEVAQNQVGLIPLIGLGKRKNKLNNYIKRLIASAQNELIICTPYFNFPRSIAVEVKKALKRGVKVTIVVGDKTANDFYSPPSEPFKTISGLPYLYEINLRNFARQNEAALARRQLAIHLWKHETNSFHLKGLWVDKQFMMITGNNLNPRAWKLDLENAILVNDKHQLIAEQKQQEIDTILTHTRLVGSYLDIEDISSYPLPVKKLLKRLRRFRADHILNQIL; encoded by the coding sequence ATGGACTCAGCGACATTACAAAGGCAATTCATTGAACAGTTGCCACAGATAGCGCATAACCCAGAGCAACTGACTACTCTGCTAGATGCCAAAGATTTTAGAGAACAGCTTCATAGGGCCATAGAACGAGCTCAGCGACGGATTTACTTAGTTGCCTTATATCTGCAAGATGATGATGCCGGTAGAGGCATTCTAGAGGCTCTCTATAAGGCCAAACAGCAAAATCCCACATTAGATATAAAAGTACTTGTTGATTGGCATCGTGCCCAACGAGGGTTGATCGGTGCAGCACAATCAGAAGGTAATGCAGCCCTTTATCAGGAGTTCGCGAATAAGTATGAACACCAAGTAGAAGTGCTTGGCGTGCCAGTACGTAATCGCGAAGTCTTTGGGGTACTACACCTTAAAGGTTTTATCGTTGATGATACTGTAATCTACAGTGGCGCAAGCCTTAACGATATCTACCTTGCCCAACATGATCGTTATCGATACGACCGCTATCACATAGTGCACAATCACTCTTTAGCGAACTCAATGGCTAATTTAATCACCGAAACACTTGTTGCGAGTGATGCGGTGACTTGCCTAAACCAAAAGAATCGCCCGCAAACAAAAGTGCTTAAAGGCGCAATTAAAGCCCTGCGGAGTAACCTTTCGCGATCCAGCTATCAATACAAAGCTGAAGAAGTTGCTCAAAACCAAGTAGGATTGATTCCTCTTATTGGCCTAGGTAAGCGCAAGAACAAACTGAATAACTACATTAAGCGTTTAATCGCGAGTGCCCAAAATGAACTTATCATTTGCACTCCCTACTTCAATTTTCCTCGTAGTATCGCAGTAGAAGTGAAGAAAGCGCTAAAGCGTGGTGTGAAAGTGACGATTGTCGTCGGTGATAAAACAGCGAATGATTTCTATAGCCCACCTTCGGAGCCTTTTAAAACGATCTCTGGTTTACCCTACCTCTACGAAATAAACCTTCGTAATTTCGCGCGCCAGAACGAAGCCGCTTTGGCTCGTCGCCAACTCGCCATTCACCTTTGGAAGCATGAAACCAACAGTTTTCATCTCAAAGGGCTATGGGTAGACAAGCAGTTCATGATGATCACGGGTAATAATCTAAACCCACGTGCTTGGAAACTTGATTTAGAGAACGCTATTTTAGTGAACGATAAGCATCAGTTGATCGCTGAACAAAAGCAGCAAGAGATCGATACTATTTTAACGCACACACGCCTCGTTGGTAGCTATCTCGATATTGAAGACATTAGTAGCTACCCACTGCCAGTTAAGAAGCTTTTGAAGCGTTTAAGACGTTTTAGAGCAGATCACATTCTTAATCAGATACTTTAA
- a CDS encoding GNAT family N-acetyltransferase: MSNPLYTPIDKLHVPLANKLYKDHYPAGKANKADRLWAVKENSTWLGLIKYRDYERFTFMSAMLVVPERRGEGIASELIKASISSCNLDVYCFAYEHLERLYVKNGFKVIDKSLLPNDLATRFVRYTEQGGKKLLPMQYSVAECE, from the coding sequence ATGTCAAACCCGTTATACACACCGATTGATAAGCTACACGTTCCTTTAGCCAATAAGCTCTATAAAGACCATTATCCCGCGGGTAAAGCCAATAAAGCGGATAGGCTTTGGGCCGTAAAAGAGAACTCCACTTGGCTTGGACTGATTAAATACCGCGATTATGAGCGATTTACGTTTATGTCTGCGATGCTTGTTGTGCCTGAAAGGCGTGGCGAAGGTATTGCTTCAGAACTCATTAAAGCCAGCATTTCGAGCTGCAACCTCGATGTCTACTGCTTCGCCTACGAACATTTAGAACGCTTGTATGTAAAGAATGGCTTTAAGGTCATTGATAAAAGCCTGCTTCCAAATGATCTAGCAACAAGATTTGTGCGCTACACCGAGCAAGGTGGAAAAAAGCTTCTTCCAATGCAATATAGTGTTGCAGAGTGTGAGTAA